The Candidatus Zixiibacteriota bacterium genome segment GATCGGGAGCACGCTCCGGGGGCAGCCGATCTTGACCAGCCCGCAGCCGCAGCGGTAGGCGGCCGTCCCGGCCAGGGCCGCCGCGCCGGTCATGCCGAGCGAGCCGGCCACGATCAGGAGCCGGCCGAATGTCCCCTTGTGCCCGTCGGGCGGGCGGTCGGGCAGCCATTGGCGCACCATGCCGAGAGTGATCAGGTCGGAGCGGAGGTCGAATTTCGCCAGCACTTCATCGGGCACCCCGATCGGCACCACCGCCACCGCGCCGGCCAGTTCGCGCCCGGGCGACACGTAGAGCCCGTACTTGGGAAGGGCCAGCGGGAAAGTGTAGTGGGCCTGTACGACCGCCCCCTCCCCCTCGCCCGTGTCGGCGTTGAGGCCCGAGGGCATGTCGACAGCGATGACGGTCCGGTCCTCGTGGCGGTTGATGTACTCGATCAGCTCTCCCGCCAGACCGCGCGGCGCCCCGGAGAACCCGGTGCCGAAAACGGCGTCGACAATGAAGTCATCGGGCAGCGTCTCCGGGAGCGCCTCGACCGCCGTCACCTCGGTCATCGGGAATCCGAGCTCTTTGGCGCGTTCGAAGTTGAGGCGGCAGTCCTCCGACATCTGCTCGGGCGGGCCCAGGTAGTAGACGGCGACCTGGGCGCCCATGCCGGCGAGGTGCCGGGCGACCACGAAACCGTCGCCGCCGTTGTTCCCCTTTCCGCAGACGACCGCGACTTTGGCGCCGCGGACTTTGGGGATGACGGCGACGGCGAGGCGTTCGGCGATCCCCCGCCCGGCGTTCTCCATGAGGACGGGACCGGGGATGCCGTGGACCTCGATCGTTTCCCGGTCGATCGCGCGCATCTGTTCGGCGGTGACGAGTTTCATCGGCCCGGCCGTTTCCGTTTCCGCCCGGCCGCGGCGTTGGCCGCCGCGCCCCCGCACACGGCGGGGCGGTCGAGCGCATATTTGATTGCTTCAATCGCCGCGGAGAAATACTTAAACCGGATCGCCTTCTTGATCTCCGGCGGGATCTCGGCGATGTCTTTGCGGTTGTCCTCCGGCAGGATGACCTCCTCGATGCCGGCGCGGTACGCGGCGAGCAGCTTTTCTTTCAGCCCGCCGATCGGCATGAGCTGGCCGCGGAGCGTGATCTCGCCGGTCATGGCCAAGCACGGTTTCACGGGACGGGCGGCGAAGAGCGACGCGAGGGCGACTGCCATCGTGATCCCCGCCGAGGGGCCGTCTTTGGGCGTGGCGCCGGCGGGCACGTGGATGTGGAGGGCGCGCTTCTCGAACACGGTCGGATCGATTCCGAGGGTTTCGGCGTTCGAGCGCACGTAGGAGAGCGCGGCCTGGGCCGATTCTTTCATGACCTCGCCGAGCTGGCCGGTCAGCGTGAACGACTCCTTGCCGACCATCGAGGTCGCCTCGATGAAGAGCAGTTCGCCGCCGACCGAGGTGTAGGCGAGTCCCGGCACGACGCCGATCTGCCCCTTGCGCATGAGCACTTCGCGGGTGAAGCGCTGCGGACCGAGGAGTTTGGGGATTTCCTTGCCGGTGACGACGACTTTCGCAGAGTCTCCCTGGGCGACCTTTCGCGCCGCCTTGCGGGCCACCGCCGCGATCTCGCGCTCGAGATTGCGCAGCCCGGCCTCGCGCGTGTATCCCTCGATGATGGCGGTGACCGCCGAATCCTCGACCACCAGTTGGTCCCCGGTCAGCCCGTGGTTCTCGAGTTGTTTGGGGATCAGGTGCCGGCGGGCGATCTGGAGTTTCTCGATGTCGGTGTAGCCGGGAATGCGGATCACCTCCATACGGTCGCGCAGAACGGCGGGGATGGGCTCGAGCCAGTTGGCGGTCGTGATGAACATCACCCGGGACAGGTTGAACGGCACCTCGAGATAGTGGTCGGAGAAGGTGTCGTTCTGCTCGGGGTCGAGGACCTCGAGGAGGGCCGAGGAGGGGTCGCCGCGGAAATCGGCGCCGAGCTTGTCGATTTCGTCGAGCATGATCACCGGGTTGTTGCTGCCGGCGCGGCGGATCGACTGGATGATCCGGCCGGGCATGGCGCCGATATAGGTGCGCCGGTGCCCGCGGATCTCGGCCTCGTCGCGCATGCCCCCGAGCGAGACGCGCATGAACTCGCGTCCGATGGCGCGGGCGATCGACCGCCCGAGCGAGGTCTTCCCCACCCCCGGCGGCCCGACAAAACAGAGGATCGGCCCCTTGATGTCGGCTTTCAGTTTGCGTACGGCGAGGTATTCGAGGATGCGGTCCTTCACCGTCGCCAGATCATAGTGGTCGTCGTCGAGTACTTTCTTCGCCCGCCGCAGATCGAGCCGGTCCTCGGTCGACTTGCTCCACGGCATCGACACCAGCCAGTCGAGGTAAGTGCGCGAGACGGTGTACTCGGCCGACGAGGGGTTCATGTGGCGGAGCCGGTCGACCTCTTTGCGGGCCGCCTGGGCCGCCACCTCGGGCATGTGCGCCTCGGCGATCTTTCTCTCGAACTCCTCGATTTCCGAGGTCTCCTCCCCCTGTCCGAGCTCGCGCTGGATCGCTTTCATCTGTTCGCGGAGGATGTAGTCCCGCTGCGATTTGCCGAGCTCGCTCGCCGCCTGCGCCTGGATCTTCTGCGAGAGCTGCAGCACCTCGACCTCCTTGTTGATCGCCTGGTGCAGCTTCTGCAGCCGCCTCAGCACTTCCGTCTCCTCGAGAAACTCCTGCTTCTGCCGGATCGGGATGTTGAGATTGGAGGCGATGAAGTCGGCCAGTTTCGAGGGCGAGTCCTGGTTGATCGCCGAGACGTGAAACTCCTCGGTCAGGTAGGGGGCGAGCTCCACGAGCTGCTGGACGCGTCCGAGGATGCTGCGCTGGAGGGCATCGATCTTGATCCCGTCGTCGATCTGCTCGCGGAGTTCCTCGACCTCCGCCATGAGGTAGCGTTCGGTGTGGGTGAAGCGGACGATGCGGAGGCGGGCGAGACCCTGGATGAGAAACCGCACCGTGCCGTCCGGGAACCGCAGCATCTTGAGAATGCTTCCGGAGCAGCCGGTGTGGTAGAGATCGTCGGGGCCGGGGTGTTCCTGTTCGGCGTCCTTCTGGAGGAAGAGCCCGATCCGCGAGCCGCGCATGAGGGCCTCGTCGACGAGGCGGGCCTGCTCGGCATCCTGTATCATCAGCGGCACCACGAGGTACGGATAGACGATGGTGCCTTTCAGCGGGAGAATGGGCAGGATGCGCGGGCCGGCCGCCTGCTTCGCCTCATCCGGAGTCTGCGGTTGGTCGGTCGTCATGGTCACAATACCTCATTCGGTGACGCCCCGCGGGGCGGGGCGGGCTGTTGTCGCACTTTCCCGCGCGGCCGGCCCGGCCGCGGCACGGGCGGGGCGCGTTTCGGCATCCCTACACGTTGAAGCGGAACAGGATCACGTCGCCGTCCTGCACCACATAGTCCTTGCCCTCGAGGCGCGTTTTGCCGGCCGCTTTGAGCGCCGCCGGCGTGCGGTACCGGGCGTAGTCCTCGAACCGCGTGACCTCGGCCCGAATGAAGCCGCGCTCGATGTCGCTGTGAATGACGCCGGCCGCCCGCTGGGCCGTCGTGCCGGCGCGGATCGTCCACGCCCGCACCTCCGGCTTGGCGGCCGTGAGAAACGAAATCAGACCGAGCAGGTCGTAGGACTTCCGGATCACCTGGTCGACCGCCGGCGTCGCGATCCCGAGGTCGGCCAGGAACGCGGCCCGCTCAATCTCAGGCAGCGCGGCCAGCTCGGCCTCGATCCGGCCGCACACGACCGCCACATCCCGCTTCCCCGGCGCCGCGAGGCCGGCATACCCCTCGCGCATCGCCCCGGCCCGGTCCAGCGCGTCTTCGGCGATGTTAACCGCGATCAGGAGCGGCTTGAGCGTCAGGAAGGAGTATCCCCGGAGCGCTTTAAGGTCCTCTTCCGCCATGTCCAGATCGATGAGCGGCTGCTCCCCCTCGAGTTGGGCGCGGCACGTTTCGAGCAGCTCGAGGTCGTGCGTCGCCGACTTGTCCCCGGTCAGTTTCATCTTCCGTCCCTTCTTGTCGAGATTGCCTTCGACAATGGAGAGGTCGGAGAGGATCATCTCCTCGGTCAAATTCCGGAGATCGCGTTCCGGCGCGGCGTCGGGCGAGAAGGCATCGACCACCAGGATGAGCGCCTCCATGAGGCGGACCTCCTGGCTGATCTCGACGGCTCCGGCCTCTTTCCCCTTGCCGGTGAACCCGGGAGCGTCGAGAAATTCGATTTCCGCCGGCGTGATCTTCTTGGGATCCTCGATCTCCGCCAGCACGGCCAGCCGGGGGTCGGGCACTTTGATAATCGCCCGGTGGGCCGCCTGACTGAAATCGCCGACCGCCTCCTGCTGTCCGGAGGCGGCGTTGAAAATCGTCGTCTTCCCCGCCTGCGGTTTGCCGATGATGCCGAGTTTCATAGAGCGTAATTAAGGGTGGGGCGAAGGCGAAGGCAAGGCTGATTCCGGCCGGTCAGGAGGTTCGCCCGCTTCCGCTCGGATCTCATCGGATTTCCGCCGGGGCCGGACGGCACGGCAATCGTGTGAAAGTGCCGCTGTGTCCGCCGGCTGCGGCTCTGGATAACGGGGACCACATCGCCCACGTTGCGCGGGACAGGTCGGGCGAAGGGGGAAAGCGACCGCCTGGGACGATAGACCGCAGGCACGGGCTCTTCTGCTGCGATAGTTGCGGAGTGGGGGCAGCCCGGTTAAGTGGTGAAGGGGAACCGGCTGCGCCGGTCCTACTTCTTCTTCACCAAACCGCGCAGCACTTTCAGATTCTCGATATCCTCCGTCAGATCATCGCCTTTGGGCGTCTCGATGATCATGGGGATTTTCTTTAACCGCCTGTCATTAATGAAGTTACCGAATCCCTTCAGGCCGATATGCCCCCGCCCGATATGCTCGTGGCGGTCCCGCCTGGACCCGAGCTCTTTCAGGCTGTCGTTGGCGTGGATCACTTTCAGGCGTTCCCAACCGATCACCTCGTCGAACTGCTTCATCGTTTTCCGGTAGTCCGCCGGTTCGACAATCGGGTAACCGGCCGCGAAGATGTGGCAGGTGTCGAGACACACGCCTATCTGAGCCTTGTTGTCGACGCGATCGATCATATATGCCAGTTGCTCGAAAGTGCAGCCGAGATTGCTCCCCTGCCCGGCTGTCGTCTCCAGGAGCAACGTTACCGTGTTGTCCGGCAGTTCGTCAAAGAGACGGTTGATGGAGAGGGCGACGCGCTGCATCCCGATCTCTTCCCCGCTCCCGACATGCGAGCCGGGGTGGAGCACGAGAGCCGGGATCCGCAGCGTGCGGCAGCGCTCCATTTCCTCTTTGAGCGAGGCGTATGATTTCTCGGCGAGGGCTTCATCGGGGGAAGCGATGTTGATCAGGTAGGAGGAGTGCGATACCGCCGCGGTGACGCCGGTTTCTTCGATACGGGCGAAGAACAGGTCGATCTCTTCGGTGGTGAGTTTTTTGGCTTTCCACTGGTTGTTCGATTTGTTGAACATCTGGATCGTATCGCACGTGGCCCGGTGGCCGCGCTCAATGGCGGTGAAGACGCCGCCGGCAATTGACTCGTGAGCTCCGAACTGCATGTGGCCCTCGCTGGTTGATGGTCAGGTCGGAAAAACGCCCGATGAACATACCGGTTTTTTTCGGCACGCGCAAGCCGCGGGCGAGCCTGATCTGACATAAGCGGCTATTAATCAATTTGTTACGCCGAAGTCACGAGAGCTCGAGAGTGAGAAAAGACACAAAATAGGTGAAAAATCTTTTTTTGAAGTGACAGAATATGACACAATGGCGGTGTACACTACTATCGGTCTTTTGACCGACCTGTCCCAACCAAGGTGGACCGAATCCCTTAGTAGGGCACACCGGGGCGGGGTCGCGTTGCGACCCTGCCCTTTATCTATCGCCGCATCTCGTCCCCCGAAAGGCTCTTAAGGTGCCGGCCTATCCTTTCACGGGGCGGTGCGAATCCCAATTGCCGCTCTCCCCCACTCCCCGCATATTAACTCCCGATAACCAGTGCTGACAGGGAGCTACCGAAGATTATGTGCACATTTCTGTCCGTCGACGAGGCCGCATTCACCGACACTCACTGGCGGCAGTTCCACAGTTTCCTCGTGAACATGCACGCACGGGGATTCGGGAATGTGCCGCCGTCCACCGCCCAGGCGCTTCGGCAACGCATCGAAGCGCGCCTGGCGTTGCGGGACGGATTCCGCGAGTGGGTAATCGTTAAGGATTCAGCCGTTGTCGGCTGGTTGGGTATTCATGTCCGGCCGGGTTCGGAGACTGCGCCGCCGGTGATGTTCCTCGTGTTCGACTTCGTGCCGGGGCTGGAGGTCGCGCCGCTCTCGGCCCGCGCGGCGGGCCTGGTTGCCGCCGCGATGCGGGAGAACCGGTGTGGCGAGGTCCACTGCATGGCGGCGGAGGCCCACCTCGACAGCCTGCGGCAGACCTGGGGCGGGCGAATTCTCAGCCGGCTCCACCGCTACCGTCTCGACCGCCGGACCGCCAACCGGGACCTCATCAACGAGTGGCTGGCGGAGTTTCCCCGACAATTCCCCTCGCTGCGCATCGAGATATTCACCGAGATCCCCGAACGGCATCTCGATTCCTGGATCGCCTTGTTCGGGCAGTTTCTGGCCGACATGCCCAACGAGGGAACGGCGGCGGCGCCATTCACGATGACGCGCGCGGAGGTGCGCAAATTCGAGGCGCTGCGGCGGCGCAACGGGCAGTACCTGTACACCGGGGCGCTGCTCGACGGGGAGGGCCGGATGATCGGGCACTCGAACATGGCGACCCATGACGACCCGCCCACGGAGTGGCACCAGGCGATGAC includes the following:
- a CDS encoding NAD(P)H-hydrate dehydratase; translated protein: MKLVTAEQMRAIDRETIEVHGIPGPVLMENAGRGIAERLAVAVIPKVRGAKVAVVCGKGNNGGDGFVVARHLAGMGAQVAVYYLGPPEQMSEDCRLNFERAKELGFPMTEVTAVEALPETLPDDFIVDAVFGTGFSGAPRGLAGELIEYINRHEDRTVIAVDMPSGLNADTGEGEGAVVQAHYTFPLALPKYGLYVSPGRELAGAVAVVPIGVPDEVLAKFDLRSDLITLGMVRQWLPDRPPDGHKGTFGRLLIVAGSLGMTGAAALAGTAAYRCGCGLVKIGCPRSVLPIIAALIAEATSHPLPDVAKRGALALRGLGEVRRLAEDHDAVAVGPGIGRHRETFELVRRFTAGLTKPAVIDADGINAFAGHAALLAGREGGAALVLTPHPGEFARLTGETVPAGIHDRMALVRKWAKELRAVLVLKGSPTLVAAPNGSCFLNPTGNEGMACGGTGDVLTGAIGSFLAQGMGPLSAAVCGVYVHGMAGDFAADARTSRAMIAGDLNQYLSEVFGQLE
- the lon gene encoding endopeptidase La; protein product: MTTDQPQTPDEAKQAAGPRILPILPLKGTIVYPYLVVPLMIQDAEQARLVDEALMRGSRIGLFLQKDAEQEHPGPDDLYHTGCSGSILKMLRFPDGTVRFLIQGLARLRIVRFTHTERYLMAEVEELREQIDDGIKIDALQRSILGRVQQLVELAPYLTEEFHVSAINQDSPSKLADFIASNLNIPIRQKQEFLEETEVLRRLQKLHQAINKEVEVLQLSQKIQAQAASELGKSQRDYILREQMKAIQRELGQGEETSEIEEFERKIAEAHMPEVAAQAARKEVDRLRHMNPSSAEYTVSRTYLDWLVSMPWSKSTEDRLDLRRAKKVLDDDHYDLATVKDRILEYLAVRKLKADIKGPILCFVGPPGVGKTSLGRSIARAIGREFMRVSLGGMRDEAEIRGHRRTYIGAMPGRIIQSIRRAGSNNPVIMLDEIDKLGADFRGDPSSALLEVLDPEQNDTFSDHYLEVPFNLSRVMFITTANWLEPIPAVLRDRMEVIRIPGYTDIEKLQIARRHLIPKQLENHGLTGDQLVVEDSAVTAIIEGYTREAGLRNLEREIAAVARKAARKVAQGDSAKVVVTGKEIPKLLGPQRFTREVLMRKGQIGVVPGLAYTSVGGELLFIEATSMVGKESFTLTGQLGEVMKESAQAALSYVRSNAETLGIDPTVFEKRALHIHVPAGATPKDGPSAGITMAVALASLFAARPVKPCLAMTGEITLRGQLMPIGGLKEKLLAAYRAGIEEVILPEDNRKDIAEIPPEIKKAIRFKYFSAAIEAIKYALDRPAVCGGAAANAAAGRKRKRPGR
- a CDS encoding YchF family ATPase; this translates as MKLGIIGKPQAGKTTIFNAASGQQEAVGDFSQAAHRAIIKVPDPRLAVLAEIEDPKKITPAEIEFLDAPGFTGKGKEAGAVEISQEVRLMEALILVVDAFSPDAAPERDLRNLTEEMILSDLSIVEGNLDKKGRKMKLTGDKSATHDLELLETCRAQLEGEQPLIDLDMAEEDLKALRGYSFLTLKPLLIAVNIAEDALDRAGAMREGYAGLAAPGKRDVAVVCGRIEAELAALPEIERAAFLADLGIATPAVDQVIRKSYDLLGLISFLTAAKPEVRAWTIRAGTTAQRAAGVIHSDIERGFIRAEVTRFEDYARYRTPAALKAAGKTRLEGKDYVVQDGDVILFRFNV
- a CDS encoding deoxyribonuclease IV codes for the protein MQFGAHESIAGGVFTAIERGHRATCDTIQMFNKSNNQWKAKKLTTEEIDLFFARIEETGVTAAVSHSSYLINIASPDEALAEKSYASLKEEMERCRTLRIPALVLHPGSHVGSGEEIGMQRVALSINRLFDELPDNTVTLLLETTAGQGSNLGCTFEQLAYMIDRVDNKAQIGVCLDTCHIFAAGYPIVEPADYRKTMKQFDEVIGWERLKVIHANDSLKELGSRRDRHEHIGRGHIGLKGFGNFINDRRLKKIPMIIETPKGDDLTEDIENLKVLRGLVKKK